A window of the Pungitius pungitius chromosome 3, fPunPun2.1, whole genome shotgun sequence genome harbors these coding sequences:
- the LOC119212561 gene encoding mitogen-activated protein kinase kinase kinase kinase 4-like isoform X3: protein MANDSPAKSLVDIDLASLRDPAGIFELVEVVGNGTYGQVYKGRHVKTGQLAAIKVMDVTEDEEEEIKLEINMLKKYSHHRNIATYYGAFIKKSPPGHDDQLWLVMEFCGAGSITDLVKNTKGNQLKEDWIAYISREILRGLAHLHAHHVIHRDIKGQNVLLTENAEVKLVDFGVSAQLDRTVGRRNTFIGTPYWMAPEVIACDENPDATYDYRSDLWSCGITAIEMAEGAPPLCDMHPMRALFLIPRNPPPRLKSKKWSKKFFSFIEGCLVKNYTQRPPTDQLLKHPFIRDQPNERQVRIQLKDHIDRTKKKRGEKDETEYEYSGSEEEEEDPPEQEGEPSSIVNVPGESTLRRDFIRLQQENKERSEALRRQQLLQEQQMREQEEYKRQLLAERQKRIEQQKEQRRRLEEQQRREREMRRQQEREQRRREQEDKRRIEEMDRRRKEEEERRRADDEKRRNDREQEYIRRQLEEEQRHLEMLQEQLLREQAMLLADERYRKNIQGSPQTAPPPKQPPLPPRSSEPFSNGGSSSEASAMHRPMEPQVQWSHLAALKSSNSAAPSSSPPTPLPPPPPVVSRSQSFSEPAGVTSNFAQLHLRSQDPHHHHHPSPARTDPQPQPPLHHPQALTRAEQQACGEEVPPKVPVRTTSRSPVLARRESPLPSQPGNQVGPRIAAGNVEQRPLWDRVEKLQPRPGSGSSSGSSNSSSQASPGDRFRPRSSSKSEGSPLQRPENVPKKQDEKNLARPTRPADLTALAKELRAVDDVRPPHKVTDYSSSSEDSGTTDEEDDEEVDQEAGEESTSGAEDSRAGYSHGFRRRLSNGETESAKTMLLEDSESDQAVTPSKDGTLVIRQSTVDLKQLVNLASAGLGHVHGQPQTHSHGLAEKNGFAGRIHHLPDLIQQSHHSPSSSTTIPSSPSSSSFTSSSSYASPAMPPQNPLDELTGIESQSESNSMSKHKSSSSFTPFIDPRLLQISPSSGSALNNMAAFGPDGRLADPLRADPSRKGSVVNVNPVNTRPPSDTPEIRKYKKRFNSEILCAALWGVNLLVGTESGLMLLDRSGQGKVYPLINRRRIQQMDVLEGLNVLVTISGKKNKLRVYYLSWLRNKILHNDPEVEKKQGWVNVGDLEGCVHYKVVKYERIKFLVLALKNAVEVYAWAPKPYHKFMAFKSFGDLVHKPLLVDLTVEEGQRLKVIYGSCSGFHAVDVDSGAVYDIYLPTHIQTSIQCHAIIILPNTDGIELLVCYEDEGVYVNTYGRITKDVVLQWGEMPTSVAYIRSNQIMGWGEKAIEIRSVETGHLDGVFMHKRAQRLKFLCERNDKVFFASVRAGGASQVYFMTLGRTSLMSW from the exons gatgaagaggaggaaattaAACTGGAGATCAATATGCTGAAAAAGTATTCCCATCATAGAAACATAGCCACCTACTATGGCGCTTTCATTAAGAAGAGCCCCCCGGGACACGACGACCAGCTATGG TTGGTGATGGAGTTCTGTGGAGCTGGTTCTATCACGGACCTGGTGAAGAACACCAAGGGAAACCAGCTGAAGGAAGACTGGATCGCCTACATCTCCAGAGAGATCCTTAGG ggTTTGGCCCACCTGCACGCCCACCACGTCATCCACCGCGACATCAAGGGGCAGAACGTTCTGTTGACGGAGAACGCCGAGGTCAAACTAG TCGACTTTGGCGTGAGTGCTCAGCTCGATCGGACGGTGGGGAGGAGAAACACCTTCATTGGGACCCCTTATTGGATGGCCCCCGAGGTCATTGCCTGTGACGAGAACCCAGATGCTACATACGATTACAGA AGCGATCTATGGTCTTGTGGAATCACAGCGATTGAAATGGCTGAAGGAGCGCCAC CACTTTGTGACATGCACCCAATGCGTGCGCTCTTTCTCATCCCGAGAAACCCTCCTCCCAGGCTCAAGTCTAAAAAATG GTCCAAAAAGTTTTTCAGTTTCATCGAGGGCTGCCTGGTGAAGAACTACACGCAGCGGCCCCCGACAGACCAGCTGCTGAAGCATCCCTTCATTCGAGACCAGCCCAACGAGAGGCAAGTCCGCATCCAGCTCAAAGACCACATCGACCGTaccaagaagaagaggggggagaaag ACGAGACGGAGTACGAGTACAGtggcagtgaggaggaggaagaggatccCCCAGAACAAGAGGGAGAGCCCAG CTCCATTGTCAATGTGCCAGGTGAGTCAACCCTGCGGCGTGACTTCATCCgcctgcagcaggagaacaaGGAGCGATCGGAGGCGCTGCGccgccagcagctcctccaggagcAGCAGATGCGGGAGCAAGAAGAGTACAAACGCCAACTACTGGCTGAGAGGCAGAAACGCATTGAGCAAcagaaggagcagaggaggcggCTGGAGGAG CAACAGCGGCGTGAACGGGAGATGAGGAGGCAGCAGGAGCGTGAGCAGCGTCGCCGCGAGCAAGAGGACAAAAGGCGGATTGAAGAAATGGACCGCCGACgtaaagaagaagaggaacgcCGGCGGGCCGACgatgagaagaggaggaatgaTCGTGAACAG GAGTACATCAGGCGTCAGctagaggaggagcagagacacctggagatgctgcaggagcagctgctcCGTGAACAGGCCATGCTGCTG GCTGATGAACGGTACCGTAAGAACATTCAGGGCTCCCCTCAGACTGCCCCTCCTCCCAAGCAGCCCCCTCTGCCTCCCCGCTCCTCTGAACCGTTTTCCAATGGCGGCTCCTCCTCCGAGGCCTCCGCCATGCACCGGCCCATGGAGCCTCAG GTCCAGTGGTCCCACCTGGCTGCtctaaaaagcagcaacagCGCAGCCCCCTCTTCTTCACCtcccactcctcttcctcctcctccgcccgtgGTCTCTCGCTCGCAGTCCTTCAGCGAGCCCGCCGGCGTGACCTCTAACTTTGCACAGCTCCACCTGCGTTCCCAGGAcccccaccatcaccaccacccatCGCCCGCACGCACTGACCCCCAGCCCCAACCTCCCCTCCACCACCCTCAGGCCCTTACCAGGGCCGAACAACAGGCCTGCGGCGAGGAGGTACCTCCCAAG GTCCCAGTAAGGACAACATCTAGGTCTCCAGTACTGGCGCGCAGAGAATCCCCTCTGCCGTCACAGCCCGGCAACCAGGTGGGACCGAGGATCGCTGCAGG TAACGTGGAGCAGCGGCCGCTGTGGGACCGAGTGGAAAAGCTGCAGCCCCGGCCGGGCAGCGGCAGCTCCTCTGGCTCCTCCAACTCCAGCTCCCAGGCCAGCCCTGGTGATCGCTTCCGACCACGCT CTTCCTCCAAATCTGAAGGATCGCCTCTCCAGCGTCCTGAAAATGTTCCCAAAAAGCAAGATGAAAAGAACCTTGCCAGGCCTACTCGACCAGCT GATCTGACAGCTCTGGCTAAGGAGCTTCGCGCGGTAGACGACGTGAGGCCCCCCCACAAGGTCACAGACTATTCCTCCTCAAGCGAGGACTCGGGCACCACAGAcgaggaagatgatgaggagGTGGACCAGGAGGCGGGAGAGGAGTCGACCTCGGGGGCCGAGGATTCCAGGGCTGG ATATTCCCATGGCTTCCGCAGGAGGCTGAGCAACGGGGAGACAGAGTCGGCTAAGACCATGCTTCTGGAAGACTCTGAGAGCGACCAAGCCGTCACGCCTTCCAAGGATGGAACGCTGGTCATCAGACAG AGCACCGTTGACCTTAAGCAGTTGGTCAATCTCGCCTCAGCCGGCCTCGGCCACGTGCACGGCCAGCCCCAAACCCACAGCCACGGCCTGGCAGAGAAAAACGGCTTTGCCGGCCGCATACACCACCTACCAGACCTTATCCAGCAGAGCCATCActccccttcctcttccacaaccatcccttcctctccctcatcttcctccttcacATCATCATCTAGCTATGCCAGTCCCGCCATGCCCCCACAGAACCCCCTGGACGAGCTCACTGGCATAGAG TCCCAGTCAGAAAGCAACTCCATGTCCAAACAcaagtcttcctcctccttcactcccTTCATTGACCCTCGTCTTCTACAGATCTCTCCATCCAGCGGCAGCGCCCTCAACAACATGG CAGCGTTTGGGCCGGACGGAAGGCTCGCAGACCCGCTGAGGGCCGACCCGTCCCGCAAAGGCTCCGTGGTCAACGTCAACCCAGTCAACACGCGCCCGCCGAGCGACACGCCGGAGATTCGCAAGTACAAGAAGAGATTCAACTCTGAGATCCTGTGCGCCGCGCTCTGGG GAGTGAACCTGCTGGTGGGAACGGAGAGCGGCCTGATGCTGCTGGACCGGAGCGGCCAGGGGAAGGTCTACCCTCTGATCAACAGGCGACGCATCCAGCAGATGGATGTTCTGGAGGGACTCAACGTGCTGGTCACCATTTCGG GTAAAAAGAACAAGCTGCGAGTGTACTACCTGTCATGGCTGAGGAACAAGATTTTGCACAATGACCCCGAGGTGGAGAAGAAGCAAGGTTGGGTTAATGTGGGCGACCTGGAGGGTTGCGTCCACTACAAAGTTG TGAAATATGAGAGGATTAAGTTCTTGGTGCTGGCCTTAAAGAACGCGGTGGAGGTGTACGCCTGGGCCCCCAAACCCTACCACAAATTCATGGCCTTTAAG TCTTTCGGGGATCTGGTGCACAAGCCTCTGCTGGTTGACCTGACGGTGGAGGAAGgtcagaggttaaaggtcatctATGGCTCGTGTTCAGGCTTTCACGCCGTGGATGTGGACTCCGGAGCCGTCTACGACATCTACCTGCCCACACAT ATCCAGACCAGCATTCAGTGCCATGCCATCATCATTTTGCCCAACACTGATGGCATCGAGCTGCTGGTGTGTTACGAGGACGAGGGCGTCTACGTCAACACCTACGGGCGCATCACCAAGGACGTGGTGCTGCAGTGGGGCGAAATGCCCACCTCAGTGG CCTACATTAGGTCGAACCAGATCATGGGCTGGGGTGAGAAGGCCATAGAGATCCGCTCTGTGGAAACAGGCCACCTGGATGGCGTTTTCATGCACAAGAGAGCCCAGAGACTCAAGTTCCTGTGTGAGAGGAATGACAAG GTCTTCTTTGCCTCTGTGCGCGCCGGAGGTGCCAGCCAGGTGTACTTCATGACCCTGGGACGCACCTCCCTCATGAGCTGGTAG
- the LOC119212561 gene encoding mitogen-activated protein kinase kinase kinase kinase 4-like isoform X9, with protein MANDSPAKSLVDIDLASLRDPAGIFELVEVVGNGTYGQVYKGRHVKTGQLAAIKVMDVTEDEEEEIKLEINMLKKYSHHRNIATYYGAFIKKSPPGHDDQLWLVMEFCGAGSITDLVKNTKGNQLKEDWIAYISREILRGLAHLHAHHVIHRDIKGQNVLLTENAEVKLVDFGVSAQLDRTVGRRNTFIGTPYWMAPEVIACDENPDATYDYRSDLWSCGITAIEMAEGAPPLCDMHPMRALFLIPRNPPPRLKSKKWSKKFFSFIEGCLVKNYTQRPPTDQLLKHPFIRDQPNERQVRIQLKDHIDRTKKKRGEKDETEYEYSGSEEEEEDPPEQEGEPSSIVNVPGESTLRRDFIRLQQENKERSEALRRQQLLQEQQMREQEEYKRQLLAERQKRIEQQKEQRRRLEEQQRREREMRRQQEREQRRREQEDKRRIEEMDRRRKEEEERRRADDEKRRNDREQEYIRRQLEEEQRHLEMLQEQLLREQAMLLADERYRKNIQGSPQTAPPPKQPPLPPRSSEPFSNGGSSSEASAMHRPMEPQVQWSHLAALKSSNSAAPSSSPPTPLPPPPPVVSRSQSFSEPAGVTSNFAQLHLRSQDPHHHHHPSPARTDPQPQPPLHHPQALTRAEQQACGEEVPPKVPVRTTSRSPVLARRESPLPSQPGNQVGPRIAAGNVEQRPLWDRVEKLQPRPGSGSSSGSSNSSSQASPGDRFRPRSSSKSEGSPLQRPENVPKKQDEKNLARPTRPADLTALAKELRAVDDVRPPHKVTDYSSSSEDSGTTDEEDDEEVDQEAGEESTSGAEDSRAGRLSNGETESAKTMLLEDSESDQAVTPSKDGTLVIRQSQSESNSMSKHKSSSSFTPFIDPRLLQISPSSGSALNNMAAFGPDGRLADPLRADPSRKGSVVNVNPVNTRPPSDTPEIRKYKKRFNSEILCAALWGVNLLVGTESGLMLLDRSGQGKVYPLINRRRIQQMDVLEGLNVLVTISGKKNKLRVYYLSWLRNKILHNDPEVEKKQGWVNVGDLEGCVHYKVVKYERIKFLVLALKNAVEVYAWAPKPYHKFMAFKSFGDLVHKPLLVDLTVEEGQRLKVIYGSCSGFHAVDVDSGAVYDIYLPTHIQTSIQCHAIIILPNTDGIELLVCYEDEGVYVNTYGRITKDVVLQWGEMPTSVAYIRSNQIMGWGEKAIEIRSVETGHLDGVFMHKRAQRLKFLCERNDKVFFASVRAGGASQVYFMTLGRTSLMSW; from the exons gatgaagaggaggaaattaAACTGGAGATCAATATGCTGAAAAAGTATTCCCATCATAGAAACATAGCCACCTACTATGGCGCTTTCATTAAGAAGAGCCCCCCGGGACACGACGACCAGCTATGG TTGGTGATGGAGTTCTGTGGAGCTGGTTCTATCACGGACCTGGTGAAGAACACCAAGGGAAACCAGCTGAAGGAAGACTGGATCGCCTACATCTCCAGAGAGATCCTTAGG ggTTTGGCCCACCTGCACGCCCACCACGTCATCCACCGCGACATCAAGGGGCAGAACGTTCTGTTGACGGAGAACGCCGAGGTCAAACTAG TCGACTTTGGCGTGAGTGCTCAGCTCGATCGGACGGTGGGGAGGAGAAACACCTTCATTGGGACCCCTTATTGGATGGCCCCCGAGGTCATTGCCTGTGACGAGAACCCAGATGCTACATACGATTACAGA AGCGATCTATGGTCTTGTGGAATCACAGCGATTGAAATGGCTGAAGGAGCGCCAC CACTTTGTGACATGCACCCAATGCGTGCGCTCTTTCTCATCCCGAGAAACCCTCCTCCCAGGCTCAAGTCTAAAAAATG GTCCAAAAAGTTTTTCAGTTTCATCGAGGGCTGCCTGGTGAAGAACTACACGCAGCGGCCCCCGACAGACCAGCTGCTGAAGCATCCCTTCATTCGAGACCAGCCCAACGAGAGGCAAGTCCGCATCCAGCTCAAAGACCACATCGACCGTaccaagaagaagaggggggagaaag ACGAGACGGAGTACGAGTACAGtggcagtgaggaggaggaagaggatccCCCAGAACAAGAGGGAGAGCCCAG CTCCATTGTCAATGTGCCAGGTGAGTCAACCCTGCGGCGTGACTTCATCCgcctgcagcaggagaacaaGGAGCGATCGGAGGCGCTGCGccgccagcagctcctccaggagcAGCAGATGCGGGAGCAAGAAGAGTACAAACGCCAACTACTGGCTGAGAGGCAGAAACGCATTGAGCAAcagaaggagcagaggaggcggCTGGAGGAG CAACAGCGGCGTGAACGGGAGATGAGGAGGCAGCAGGAGCGTGAGCAGCGTCGCCGCGAGCAAGAGGACAAAAGGCGGATTGAAGAAATGGACCGCCGACgtaaagaagaagaggaacgcCGGCGGGCCGACgatgagaagaggaggaatgaTCGTGAACAG GAGTACATCAGGCGTCAGctagaggaggagcagagacacctggagatgctgcaggagcagctgctcCGTGAACAGGCCATGCTGCTG GCTGATGAACGGTACCGTAAGAACATTCAGGGCTCCCCTCAGACTGCCCCTCCTCCCAAGCAGCCCCCTCTGCCTCCCCGCTCCTCTGAACCGTTTTCCAATGGCGGCTCCTCCTCCGAGGCCTCCGCCATGCACCGGCCCATGGAGCCTCAG GTCCAGTGGTCCCACCTGGCTGCtctaaaaagcagcaacagCGCAGCCCCCTCTTCTTCACCtcccactcctcttcctcctcctccgcccgtgGTCTCTCGCTCGCAGTCCTTCAGCGAGCCCGCCGGCGTGACCTCTAACTTTGCACAGCTCCACCTGCGTTCCCAGGAcccccaccatcaccaccacccatCGCCCGCACGCACTGACCCCCAGCCCCAACCTCCCCTCCACCACCCTCAGGCCCTTACCAGGGCCGAACAACAGGCCTGCGGCGAGGAGGTACCTCCCAAG GTCCCAGTAAGGACAACATCTAGGTCTCCAGTACTGGCGCGCAGAGAATCCCCTCTGCCGTCACAGCCCGGCAACCAGGTGGGACCGAGGATCGCTGCAGG TAACGTGGAGCAGCGGCCGCTGTGGGACCGAGTGGAAAAGCTGCAGCCCCGGCCGGGCAGCGGCAGCTCCTCTGGCTCCTCCAACTCCAGCTCCCAGGCCAGCCCTGGTGATCGCTTCCGACCACGCT CTTCCTCCAAATCTGAAGGATCGCCTCTCCAGCGTCCTGAAAATGTTCCCAAAAAGCAAGATGAAAAGAACCTTGCCAGGCCTACTCGACCAGCT GATCTGACAGCTCTGGCTAAGGAGCTTCGCGCGGTAGACGACGTGAGGCCCCCCCACAAGGTCACAGACTATTCCTCCTCAAGCGAGGACTCGGGCACCACAGAcgaggaagatgatgaggagGTGGACCAGGAGGCGGGAGAGGAGTCGACCTCGGGGGCCGAGGATTCCAGGGCTGG GAGGCTGAGCAACGGGGAGACAGAGTCGGCTAAGACCATGCTTCTGGAAGACTCTGAGAGCGACCAAGCCGTCACGCCTTCCAAGGATGGAACGCTGGTCATCAGACAG TCCCAGTCAGAAAGCAACTCCATGTCCAAACAcaagtcttcctcctccttcactcccTTCATTGACCCTCGTCTTCTACAGATCTCTCCATCCAGCGGCAGCGCCCTCAACAACATGG CAGCGTTTGGGCCGGACGGAAGGCTCGCAGACCCGCTGAGGGCCGACCCGTCCCGCAAAGGCTCCGTGGTCAACGTCAACCCAGTCAACACGCGCCCGCCGAGCGACACGCCGGAGATTCGCAAGTACAAGAAGAGATTCAACTCTGAGATCCTGTGCGCCGCGCTCTGGG GAGTGAACCTGCTGGTGGGAACGGAGAGCGGCCTGATGCTGCTGGACCGGAGCGGCCAGGGGAAGGTCTACCCTCTGATCAACAGGCGACGCATCCAGCAGATGGATGTTCTGGAGGGACTCAACGTGCTGGTCACCATTTCGG GTAAAAAGAACAAGCTGCGAGTGTACTACCTGTCATGGCTGAGGAACAAGATTTTGCACAATGACCCCGAGGTGGAGAAGAAGCAAGGTTGGGTTAATGTGGGCGACCTGGAGGGTTGCGTCCACTACAAAGTTG TGAAATATGAGAGGATTAAGTTCTTGGTGCTGGCCTTAAAGAACGCGGTGGAGGTGTACGCCTGGGCCCCCAAACCCTACCACAAATTCATGGCCTTTAAG TCTTTCGGGGATCTGGTGCACAAGCCTCTGCTGGTTGACCTGACGGTGGAGGAAGgtcagaggttaaaggtcatctATGGCTCGTGTTCAGGCTTTCACGCCGTGGATGTGGACTCCGGAGCCGTCTACGACATCTACCTGCCCACACAT ATCCAGACCAGCATTCAGTGCCATGCCATCATCATTTTGCCCAACACTGATGGCATCGAGCTGCTGGTGTGTTACGAGGACGAGGGCGTCTACGTCAACACCTACGGGCGCATCACCAAGGACGTGGTGCTGCAGTGGGGCGAAATGCCCACCTCAGTGG CCTACATTAGGTCGAACCAGATCATGGGCTGGGGTGAGAAGGCCATAGAGATCCGCTCTGTGGAAACAGGCCACCTGGATGGCGTTTTCATGCACAAGAGAGCCCAGAGACTCAAGTTCCTGTGTGAGAGGAATGACAAG GTCTTCTTTGCCTCTGTGCGCGCCGGAGGTGCCAGCCAGGTGTACTTCATGACCCTGGGACGCACCTCCCTCATGAGCTGGTAG